DNA from Chloroflexota bacterium:
GCTCTGGTGGGGTGGGGAACCCTGGCCTTCATCCTTCATTGGTTTGGCATAAACCTTTAGACTTGTTATAATTTTTTAATTGATTGATCAAAACGGTCGACAGCAAAGAAGGGAGGCATCGCGAATAGATGTTATGTTAGAGAGACGAGAAAGGTTGATTAACCTATGCAAATGCAGATTCTTATCACAGGAGGGAGGGCTCTAGACTAAATGCACATTACGCTGTTTGAGGGTTTCACGGCCGACACGGTTACCGGATTCGAAAAGGGGGCCATGATCGCCGTTCTGGTGGTCGCTGTACTGGGCCTCCTCTATGCTTGGATGCTCACCCGCCAGATCATGAGCAAGTCGGTGGGCAACGAGAAGATGCAGAAGATCGCCAAGGCCATACGCGACGGCGGCAATGCCTATCTTAAGCGGCAGTTCAAAACCATACTTCTGTTGATTGTGGTACTGGCAGCCTTCATCTTCGTCACTGGTTACTTTGGCTATAGGCCACCGAAGCCAGAAGGTGAGGTCCCCAACCCCGACTGGTTGATTGGGCTTGGCCGCGCTCTTGGCTTTCTCCTGGGCGCCGGCTTCTCTGCCACCGTAGGGTACGTTGGCATGAACATGGCCATGCAGGGCAACATCCGTGTGGCTGAGGCTTCACGCCACAGCTTCGTCGACGCCTTGAAGATAGCCTACCGTACCGGCACCATCACCGGAATGCTCACCGACGGACTGGGACTCCTCGGTGGCACCCTCATCTTTATCATCTTCTTCAAGGATGCTCCCCTGGTGCTCCTCGGCTTCGGCTTCGGTGGCACGCTGATCGCCCTCTTCATGAGGGTGGGCGGCGGTATCTACACCAAGGCGGCCGACGTGGGTGCCGACCTGGTGGGCAAAGTGGAAAAGGACATCCCTGAGGACGACCCGCGCAATGCGGCCGTCATCGCCGACCTCGTCGGCGACAACGTGGGTGACTGCGCAGGAATGGCCGCAGACATCTTCGAGTCCTATGAAGTCACCATAGTATCCGCCCTGATCCTCGGCCTCTTCCTCACTGAGGCCACCGGGGGGCAACTCATGTGGATCCTCTTCCCATTGCTCGTTCGTGCTGCTGGCGTCTTCTCCTCCATCATCAGCACCTACACGGTGGGAAGCTCCAAGAGCGAAACAGACGCCATGAAGGCCATACACCGGGGCTACAACCTGGCAGCGCTCATGTCCATCGCCTCATTCGGTATCTTTGGCTGGTTTTACTGCCATGACTTGCGCTTCTTTTGGGCTACGAGTGTAGGTGTAGTCCTGGCAGTAGCCATTAACCAAATAACCGACTACTATACCGGCGCGACCAGAGGACCGGTAAAAGAGATCGCGAAGTCCACCAAAACGGGGCCCGCAACCACTATCCTCAGCGGTCTGGGCATAGGGTTGGAGAGCTCTGTCGGGGCCATCCTTATCATCGCCGGGTCAATTGCGGCTTCGGCACTGATATGGCAGAATGGATTGCCGGCTGTCCATAGCGATCTGTTCAGCGCAGACGAAATTAAACTGCTGTGCATCTTCTACGGTGTGGCTCTCTGCGGTATCGGCCAGCTCACCCTGACTGGGAACAACATCTCCATGGATGCCTTTGGCCCCGTGGCAGACAACGCCAACGGCATCGCTGAGATGGCCGGCCTGGAGCCCAAGGCCCGGAAGACCCTGGCAGACCTCGACGCTGTAGGCAATACCACCAAGGCTATCACCAAGGGCATTGCCATCGCTTCGGCCGTACTGGCCGCGGTAGCGTTGTTTGCCTCCTTCAAATTCGAATACAATGTCCCGGTAGTCGACCTGATCCAGTGGAAGGTCTTTGTCGCCTTCCTCATCGGCGGTGCCATACCCTTCCTGTTCAGTTCGCTCCTTATTAACGCTGTGGGAAGAGCTGCCTACTGCGTGGTGAACGAAGTGCGGTGGCAATTCGCCAACATCAAGGGCATCTGGGAAGGTACCACCGATCCTGACTATAGCAAAGTGGTGACCATCGTTACAGGGGCAGCTCAGAAGGAACTTCTCACTCCTGCCCTTCTGGCTATCATCTCGCCGATTGTGATCGGCTTCGTCTTCGGTCTGGAGGCGCTGGCTGGCTTCCTCGCTGGCGTGATCGTGGTGGGACAGCTAATGGCTGTCTTCCAGTCGAACGCCGGCGGTGCCTGGGACAATGCCAAGAAGGTCATTGAGGATGAGCCGCGCGACCTGGCCAAGAACACCGGCAAGGGATCGGATCGCCACAAGGCCAGCGTAGTGGGCGACACCATAGGTGACCCTCTCAAGGACACCTCCGGCCCGGCGCTCAACCCGCTGATCAAGGTCATCAACCTGGTGTCGGTTATTGCTGCCACCATGATGTTGACCAAGGCCGGGCTACCGCGCGACAACTGGGCACTCTCAGTGACAGTAGGCGTCATCGGCATCCTGATCATCGTCGCGGCCCTCTACTACTCCAAGACTCAGAAAACTCTCGGGCGCGATGATGCCGGCGAGGGCGCAGAAGCCAAGGCAAACAGCCCTGCGGCTGCTGCTGCCCCCCCCGAGGCAAAGCATCCCGCACCAAAGGAATCAAAGGAGCCAAAGGAACAGAGAAAGCAAAAGAAATAGGTAATCTCTGAACAAGAGTTGAGGGGCGGATATCGTGCCGGTATCCGTCCCTCATTCATTTCTAAACGACTACCGCTTTCGGAGCGGCCTGGTGGGCGCTTCAATCACCTCTGCCTGACACAAAACCCGCTCCCGGATTTTGCGACTAAGCTCAAGATTATGGCCCTGCTCAACCTGCCCCGGTACTACTGGCCACGCGGCGGCTGCGCAGTTGTCCACACCCCGCTTCTATATCCACCCCCCTGGACAACCTCAGGGTGTTGGAGAGACCAGCAGTGGTCAACTCCTTTTGAAAGGCAATCACCCGCTCGATTGGAGACGGCTTGAATTTCTTGTTCGCAGTGGCATTGCCCACTATGAGATTCACATGGCAATCAAAGTCTCCCAGCAACCTGGCCAAGCCATGCGCCTGGTCCGGCGAATCGTTTATTCGCTCAAAAAGGGCGTACTCAAAAGTGGGGCGCCGCCCTGTCTTCTGAAGATATTCCCTGCACGCAGGGATCAGTTCGCCCAGCGGATACCTGCGATTAATGGGAACAAGCTTATCTCTGACCTCGTCACTCGCAGCATGTAGAGAAACCGCCAATTCCACATGAATCTGCTCACTGGCAAGTCGCCGGATCTGGGGCACCAGC
Protein-coding regions in this window:
- a CDS encoding sodium-translocating pyrophosphatase: MHITLFEGFTADTVTGFEKGAMIAVLVVAVLGLLYAWMLTRQIMSKSVGNEKMQKIAKAIRDGGNAYLKRQFKTILLLIVVLAAFIFVTGYFGYRPPKPEGEVPNPDWLIGLGRALGFLLGAGFSATVGYVGMNMAMQGNIRVAEASRHSFVDALKIAYRTGTITGMLTDGLGLLGGTLIFIIFFKDAPLVLLGFGFGGTLIALFMRVGGGIYTKAADVGADLVGKVEKDIPEDDPRNAAVIADLVGDNVGDCAGMAADIFESYEVTIVSALILGLFLTEATGGQLMWILFPLLVRAAGVFSSIISTYTVGSSKSETDAMKAIHRGYNLAALMSIASFGIFGWFYCHDLRFFWATSVGVVLAVAINQITDYYTGATRGPVKEIAKSTKTGPATTILSGLGIGLESSVGAILIIAGSIAASALIWQNGLPAVHSDLFSADEIKLLCIFYGVALCGIGQLTLTGNNISMDAFGPVADNANGIAEMAGLEPKARKTLADLDAVGNTTKAITKGIAIASAVLAAVALFASFKFEYNVPVVDLIQWKVFVAFLIGGAIPFLFSSLLINAVGRAAYCVVNEVRWQFANIKGIWEGTTDPDYSKVVTIVTGAAQKELLTPALLAIISPIVIGFVFGLEALAGFLAGVIVVGQLMAVFQSNAGGAWDNAKKVIEDEPRDLAKNTGKGSDRHKASVVGDTIGDPLKDTSGPALNPLIKVINLVSVIAATMMLTKAGLPRDNWALSVTVGVIGILIIVAALYYSKTQKTLGRDDAGEGAEAKANSPAAAAAPPEAKHPAPKESKEPKEQRKQKK